From the Salarias fasciatus chromosome 5, fSalaFa1.1, whole genome shotgun sequence genome, the window TTGGACAACCGCTGTACCCTGTAACAGGGCATCCACTACTACCTCCCAGATCAAATACTCAGATGCAGTTGGCAgtaatgcagcagcagcttcagcagcaaagGCAAAGTGAGTGAGAACAACTTGTAAAATTACTAGTCTGTCCatattgtattaaaaaaaaaaaaaaaaaagttgggaaAACTGGAGTGCCTTTTACGTATTCTGTGTTGAAAAGTAACTGTCATGATGTGGACACAAATGTAAGTACTGGCAtttatcagcttttttttttttcttcttcttctttgcagtGCATCCCAATGTCCAAGGCACTCAGAGCCAAGGTCCCCACCGGACAAATGGCTCCCAGCGACACGGAGGCAGCCCCCCTCTTGGTCTCGCCAAGTGGTTTGGATCAGATGTGCTAGAGCAGCCGCTCCCTTCCATGCCAGCCAAGGTCATAAGTGTAGATGAATTGGAGTTCCGGCCATAAGAAAACGCtgtgctggatttttttttttgttttgtttttttttcccccccctccatctCCTCATTACCAAGAAAATGTGAACTTTTAATTTGACAGTTCCCAGAACAGGACATCTAGCCATGCTTTGTCTTCAAACTTGAAGTCACTGCTTTTGATGAGGCAAGTGATGGAGATTTGTTTGGCCAGCtgagtgaatttttttttcttttttgtattggACTCTGCACAGTAAATGTATAGGCTCGATTGTACAGAACATgggaaagaatcttctctgtATATAgctttggtgggttttttttttttatttttttgtttttctttgcaagGGAAAGGTGAAACAATCGTAGTTGAGCTGATAAACAGCGAGAGACAAAGTCACTGAGTGCTGGTAGCATTCCTTTTGTCATGTCCACCTTAatttcccccccctcccccccctgaCAACTCTAGAGAAGGGCCACCGCTAATGAGAAATGTTGGATTAATGAGGATCTTTAGTGCACCGTGCACATCTTCGTTAATGGAATGGCTAGTGACCCTTTTCTGTTGACATGAAGCATTTCAAGACGCCTCCAGGGGGATGCAGCAACCTGGCtgtgccttttttgtttttcttttgactgtaTCCTTACCAATCCTACTTGTCACGAAGAGGGCAGCACTGCTCACGTTTAAGGGTGGTTGGGATTCAGTTTGTGTGCTATTAAGTTATAAAAAGCACAACtagaattaataaataaaaatcttcagtaaaacatttctgtttgatgGTTTTAATTTCCAGTTGTGACCTTGATTGACATGCCATTGTTTACGCTTCCCAATTGTGAAGGAACACCTTCCAAATTTCACTTTAACAAGACAGCTGGTCCATGTTTAATTGTAATCTTACAACAGCGTCAAGTGTTATTCTGTGATGGTGTTGTATTGGTATGAATTATACAGGGTTTTTTTATGGTGCAAATTTGTTCTAGAAAGCATATCAAAATGCTGTTTAAAGAAATAGCCTGTTATaattaaaacaatacatttttacCATTAGAAGTAAAATCAATGTTATCATTTTGACTGGCCTTCCTAAGAggacccccttttttttttttttttttttttgtttgaatagtTTTAGATTCATTGTTGCCTAAATTTAAAGGGGGGCGGGGGTTGCTTGGTAATGGAAACTCATTTGCAAagtgtttcagtttcttttaaagaaGTTTATCACTAGTGTTCTGCTGAGCAAAGTCGGAGTGGAAGCAGCAGATTTCAGTCTAAGTTCTGAAGTACTTCAAATTTTATTGGACGTTCAAAGCTTtgataaatggtaaatggactacacttgtatagcgctttttaccctgcttgacagagcccaaagcgcttcacactgcaatatcacatcaccctttcacaccatactttGTGGaggtaagctacgactgtagccacagctgccctggggcagactgacggaagcgaggctgccaatctgcgccatcggcccctccgaccaccaccaaccattcactctcacaactttcatactaggcaaggtgggtgaagtgtcttgcccaaggacacaacgccagttttacgcctgcgggagcggggatcgaaccgccaaccttccagttataagacgacccgctctaccaactgagctactgtcgccccgatAATGTAGTGTTGACTCTTCAGATACAATTTGGGTGTAATTTGAAGTTTTTTACCATGAATAGGAACAGACACTCAAATGTAGACCTAATGATTGCTATGAAATACAGTAGAAAAGATGAGACTCAAAATTACATCTTGGACATATGAAACTAACGATTGCCTAAAAGCTATTAAAAAATCAGGACAATTTAGACTAGATCTAAAAGCCTCAAATTTGATGTGCATCCAAGCATTGAACAGAAGAGGGGTGTGAATGAAAATAACCAAGCTTGGCTACTTTgaaattggggggggggttacataAATCAGTAGTAAATAGTGTGACCAATATCAATATTAAATGAATTGTCCCCCCAAAATTTAAATCGATTCACTCTGGTATCAACATTAAATATACTCGGTGTGAATAAATTGacaaaatgtcaaattaaacTAAGCTTGAAAAGCTGACTGGGGCATTTCAGTGTGACCAGAGGAAAAACCAAATTGCTGCAAGCCTCAGAGATATAGAGGGAGACATTCCGTCTTTGTTTCGAATTATATCGGGCTTCATATCTTTATCATCATGAAACAATTGGGGGCGGTGGTATCTGTCTGCCCAGGTGCCTCTCTCTCCACACTCCGCCCTTGCTCGCAGAGAAGGGGTTTTTTCGGGTCTGTGGTTGGGGGAGGggtttccaaacacacacatacacacacatacaggaagAGAACTGCGTGCTAACGTTCGGTTGTTACAACACGAAAAGACCCCCGCGGTGCTGCCGGGGCACGACTCCCCGGAGGGACGGCGGCTACAGCCACAGAATCGCTTCAAAAATGCACGTTTCCGATCAATGCCCGTAGATCCAAAACAAGAGCGACCCCCACCCCCGAAGAAAgccgggtcagagttcacagGAAGCTGGGGGGCTGCCATTTttccccgctgctgctgctgctgctaccgCTAACGTTTAACATTAGATGCTAAAACGACGGGAGGGGCGGCCGTTTTAGGCTTTTGGAGCTAGCTGCTTTCAGTAAGTCGACATCGTGAACACGCAAGTCCGTCATTTCTCCGACCGCTGTCGCGAACAACCATTGTTGTTGGATGAATTCGCTATGGAGAAAGTAGCGGAGCCGTCTTGGACTTCTTCGTACACCTACCAGGTGAGCAAACACAGTGCGGAGATGCTACACAACCTCAACGTTCAGAGGAAAGATGGAGGCAGGTTCTGCGATGTGATCCTGCGCGTCGGCGAGGAGAGCTTCCCTGCCCACAAAGCGGTGCTGGCCGCCTGCAGCGAGTATTTCGAGTCGGTCTTCGACCGTCAGGCGGAGGGCGACGGCGACGCCAAGGAGCTGGAGATGCACACCATCAGCCCCAAAGTTTTTAAAGACATCCTGGACTTCGCCTACACCTCCAGGATCGTGGTGCGACTCGAGTGCTTCCCGGAGTTGATGACAGCTGCCAAGTTTCTGCTGATGCGCTCGGTGATCGAGATCTGCCAGGAGGTCATCAAGCAGTCCAACGTCCAGATCCTCGTCCCGACCTCTCGGGGAGGGGACGCCAGCCTTTTCCAGGCCGCGGGGGCTCCGGAGGTGGGCTTCCCGGTGGCTCACCACCAGGCTGCGGTGAACGGGACGGGAATGCTGGTGAACGGCCAGAGCTTTGCTAACAATGCACAGATGGAGGTGGACGGGGGGGAGaaccccgccgccgccgccggcgcgcTGGAAGACGGAGGCCAGTCCTCCGTGCCCCTGCTGGAGCCCGTCGAGGGGGTGCCGGGCTCCCCGCCGGCGGACATAACGGGCAATGCGTTTAATCACGACATGGGCTCCCCGGGGTCAAAGAGGGGCAGGGGGAGACCCAAGAAACCCGGGGCGCCCATGGAGGCTGTGCACTTGAACCACAGCATCCTGAAAGACAACGGGCTGTTCCCGTGCGGGACGTGCGGGAAAGCCTTCACGGAGGCTTCCCGCTTGAAGAACCACGAGGCGCAGCACGGAGCTTCCAGCGGCGGCGTAAACAACGCGGCTGACAGCCTGTCATCCGCCAGCGGCATCTCTCTGCTGCCCCAGTCCGGGCTGCTGGAGAACGGCGTGCAGCTGCACGCGGGACTCACGCTGGACAACGGGCGCAAGCGGGAGAGGACCCGGCGGCACGTCGGCTGTGACATTTGCGGGAAAGTTTTCCGCGACGTGTACCACCTGAACCGGCACAAGCTCTCGCACTCCGGGGAGAAGCCGTACGCCTGCCCGGTGTGCGGGCTCCGGTTCAAACGGAAGGACAGGATGTCGTATCACGTGCGGTCCCACGACGGCTCCGTGGGGAAGCCGTATGTGTGCCAGAGCTGCGGGAAAGGTTTCTCCAGGTGAGCTGAAGGCATCGTTTTGGAGTTGTTAGAAACAATGCTGTGACAGATAGTCATACACACTAAAGTTTGCTTTGTTTGCTGCCTTAAAGTGTAAATCATATTGTTCAGATAATTATTATTCATATATTGCACTCATGTTGAATTGGCACAATGTTAAATCTGAAACTGCATAAACATAAGGCATATAGCCACTAAAAGACAAAACATAGAGGATTGATTTAGTCACCTTTTCACAGAAGACATTCCCTTTGATGCAACAGCTTTCTTATTTACAATAACCTTAACCATCTGAATTGTTGCACTTGCTTGGATCCAATATGATTTGCTTTCATCCAGAGAATCCAATTAGCAGCCCTGTGGTTCCAGGCCTTGTTTCTAactcactgcctccacctgctgctgtggagggtaAACGTGCTCATTGTAGCAAAAACAGCAGTGACATTTTCCACAGTGCACTTAGCAAAAACATCATAGATTC encodes:
- the patz1 gene encoding POZ-, AT hook-, and zinc finger-containing protein 1 isoform X1 — its product is MEKVAEPSWTSSYTYQVSKHSAEMLHNLNVQRKDGGRFCDVILRVGEESFPAHKAVLAACSEYFESVFDRQAEGDGDAKELEMHTISPKVFKDILDFAYTSRIVVRLECFPELMTAAKFLLMRSVIEICQEVIKQSNVQILVPTSRGGDASLFQAAGAPEVGFPVAHHQAAVNGTGMLVNGQSFANNAQMEVDGGENPAAAAGALEDGGQSSVPLLEPVEGVPGSPPADITGNAFNHDMGSPGSKRGRGRPKKPGAPMEAVHLNHSILKDNGLFPCGTCGKAFTEASRLKNHEAQHGASSGGVNNAADSLSSASGISLLPQSGLLENGVQLHAGLTLDNGRKRERTRRHVGCDICGKVFRDVYHLNRHKLSHSGEKPYACPVCGLRFKRKDRMSYHVRSHDGSVGKPYVCQSCGKGFSRPDHLNGHIKQVHTTERPHKCQICNASFATRDRLRSHLACHEDKIPCKVCGKFLRAAYMTDHLKKHSEGTHNYCGICNKGFSTASYLKVHIKTHHGSPLPPTATMHTFPEPRGELQMHNGTPYHMGRQCAVEDGQENAEKCPHLESEESDPSFAELSNGEELKSPHKPEEPELEMPSLACNGASVGAMASPEGSKAKTDPEKKFTCGICGQAFRTKSYLNKHQHRVHKAQKAQGVSGSGLSELAPSLTSPFSPQQNMSLLESFGFQIVQSAFASSLVDAEAGQSGMDFGGK
- the patz1 gene encoding POZ-, AT hook-, and zinc finger-containing protein 1 isoform X3, with translation MEKVAEPSWTSSYTYQVSKHSAEMLHNLNVQRKDGGRFCDVILRVGEESFPAHKAVLAACSEYFESVFDRQAEGDGDAKELEMHTISPKVFKDILDFAYTSRIVVRLECFPELMTAAKFLLMRSVIEICQEVIKQSNVQILVPTSRGGDASLFQAAGAPEVGFPVAHHQAAVNGTGMLVNGQSFANNAQMEVDGGENPAAAAGALEDGGQSSVPLLEPVEGVPGSPPADITGNAFNHDMGSPGSKRGRGRPKKPGAPMEAVHLNHSILKDNGLFPCGTCGKAFTEASRLKNHEAQHGASSGGVNNAADSLSSASGISLLPQSGLLENGVQLHAGLTLDNGRKRERTRRHVGCDICGKVFRDVYHLNRHKLSHSGEKPYACPVCGLRFKRKDRMSYHVRSHDGSVGKPYVCQSCGKGFSRPDHLNGHIKQVHTTERPHKCQICNASFATRDRLRSHLACHEDKIPCKVCGKFLRAAYMTDHLKKHSEGTHNYCGICNKGFSTASYLKVHIKTHHGSPLPPTATMHTFPEPRGELQMHNGTPYHMGRQCAVEDLCASRQLLLTSPEAEGRFHGLSGHPVLPQPGHSTLCLQPELLMGKPGGTPYFWECRSSGGPGFPAYGPVADGQENAEKCPHLESEESDPSFAELSNGEELKSPHKPEEPELEMPSLACNGASVGAMASPEGSKAKTDPEKKFTCGICGQAFRTKSYLNKHQHRVHKAQKAQGVSGSGLSELAPSLTSPFSPQQNMSLLESFGFQIVQSAFASSLVDAEAGQSGMDFGGK
- the patz1 gene encoding POZ-, AT hook-, and zinc finger-containing protein 1 isoform X2, translating into MEKVAEPSWTSSYTYQVSKHSAEMLHNLNVQRKDGGRFCDVILRVGEESFPAHKAVLAACSEYFESVFDRQAEGDGDAKELEMHTISPKVFKDILDFAYTSRIVVRLECFPELMTAAKFLLMRSVIEICQEVIKQSNVQILVPTSRGGDASLFQAAGAPEVGFPVAHHQAAVNGTGMLVNGQSFANNAQMEVDGGENPAAAAGALEDGGQSSVPLLEPVEGVPGSPPADITGNAFNHDMGSPGSKRGRGRPKKPGAPMEAVHLNHSILKDNGLFPCGTCGKAFTEASRLKNHEAQHGASSGGVNNAADSLSSASGISLLPQSGLLENGVQLHAGLTLDNGRKRERTRRHVGCDICGKVFRDVYHLNRHKLSHSGEKPYACPVCGLRFKRKDRMSYHVRSHDGSVGKPYVCQSCGKGFSRPDHLNGHIKQVHTTERPHKCQICNASFATRDRLRSHLACHEDKIPCKVCGKFLRAAYMTDHLKKHSEGTHNYCGICNKDGQENAEKCPHLESEESDPSFAELSNGEELKSPHKPEEPELEMPSLACNGASVGAMASPEGSKAKTDPEKKFTCGICGQAFRTKSYLNKHQHRVHKAQKAQGVSGSGLSELAPSLTSPFSPQQNMSLLESFGFQIVQSAFASSLVDAEAGQSGMDFGGK